Proteins encoded within one genomic window of Streptomyces profundus:
- a CDS encoding TetR/AcrR family transcriptional regulator, which translates to MVTRSRGRPRSFDRETALEQATHAFWEHGYEATSIADLTAAMGIGAPSLYAAFGDKRSLFEEVVAFYVERYGSFIGRALAEEPTARSGVARVLREAAVEYTRPGRPAGCLVASAVTNYAESAREVAEELRVRRLGNFGAVRDRVRMDIAAGVLPATVDAEGLARFTGAVIQGMNQQARDGATAAELAVVAEAALRAWPEEFDGPVIEIP; encoded by the coding sequence ATGGTCACTCGTTCGCGTGGACGCCCCCGTTCCTTTGACCGCGAGACGGCCCTGGAGCAGGCCACCCACGCCTTCTGGGAGCACGGCTACGAGGCCACGTCGATCGCCGATCTCACGGCGGCGATGGGCATCGGGGCGCCCAGCCTCTATGCCGCCTTCGGTGACAAGCGCAGCCTCTTCGAGGAGGTGGTGGCCTTCTATGTCGAGCGCTACGGCTCCTTCATCGGCCGGGCGCTGGCGGAGGAGCCCACCGCCCGCAGCGGCGTGGCCCGGGTGCTGCGCGAGGCCGCCGTCGAGTACACCAGGCCGGGGCGGCCCGCCGGCTGTCTCGTGGCCTCGGCGGTCACCAACTACGCGGAGTCGGCCCGGGAGGTCGCCGAGGAGCTGCGGGTCCGCCGGCTGGGCAACTTCGGGGCCGTGCGCGATCGGGTCCGGATGGACATCGCCGCCGGCGTGCTGCCGGCGACGGTCGACGCCGAGGGCCTGGCCCGGTTCACCGGCGCGGTGATCCAGGGGATGAACCAGCAGGCCAGGGACGGCGCCACGGCGGCCGAGCTGGCGGTGGTGGCCGAGGCCGCGCTGCGCGCCTGGCCCGAGGAGTTCGACGGCCCGGTGATCGAGATCCCCTGA
- a CDS encoding SDR family oxidoreductase — translation MSTLKNKTALVTGGSRGIGRAVAERLAADGARVVVHYGERADAAKETVAAIEQAGGSAFALRARLGEPGDAEALWAAFDEQADGLDILVNNAGVGTAVDFVGTSPEEFDRLQAINVRAPFFITQLGLSRLRDGGRIINLSSGLSQRPGAMPAILAYSMTKAAVDAFTSALAKELGPRGITVNAVAPGIVDTEMNTGLGLSDPERRAAIASMSPLGQVGEPAHIADIAGFLASADSRWVTGQWLDATGGALL, via the coding sequence ATGAGCACGCTGAAGAACAAGACGGCCCTGGTCACGGGCGGCAGCCGGGGCATCGGGCGGGCGGTCGCCGAGCGGTTGGCGGCGGACGGCGCGCGCGTCGTTGTCCACTACGGGGAGCGGGCGGACGCCGCCAAGGAGACGGTCGCGGCCATCGAGCAGGCGGGCGGCAGCGCCTTCGCCCTGCGCGCCAGGCTGGGCGAGCCGGGGGATGCCGAGGCGCTCTGGGCGGCCTTCGACGAGCAGGCCGACGGCCTGGACATCCTGGTGAACAACGCGGGCGTCGGCACCGCGGTCGACTTCGTCGGCACCTCGCCCGAGGAGTTCGACCGGCTTCAGGCGATCAACGTCAGAGCGCCGTTCTTCATCACCCAGCTGGGGCTCAGCCGGTTGCGTGACGGGGGCCGGATCATCAATCTCTCCTCCGGCCTCTCCCAGCGGCCGGGGGCGATGCCGGCCATCCTCGCCTACTCGATGACGAAGGCCGCGGTGGACGCGTTCACTTCGGCCCTCGCCAAGGAGCTGGGGCCGCGCGGGATCACGGTCAACGCGGTGGCCCCCGGCATCGTGGACACGGAGATGAACACCGGGCTCGGGCTGTCGGATCCGGAGCGCAGGGCCGCCATCGCCTCGATGTCCCCGCTGGGCCAGGTCGGGGAGCCCGCACACATAGCGGACATCGCCGGCTTCCTGGCCTCCGCCGACTCCCGCTGGGTCACGGGGCAGTGGCTGGACGCCACCGGCGGCGCGCTGCTCTGA
- a CDS encoding carbohydrate ABC transporter permease, which translates to MRKLWLNGTALVLSVLFIFPVYWMFSTSFKSNSQVLTKDPVFFFTPTFDHYSTATGVDLFWTFVTNSLVVTIAAVLLALVVALAASFAIARMEFKGRRGVVIAVMMAQMAPWEILIIVVYLNARDAEMLNSLVTLTLIYFVMALPFTIWTLRGFIAAVPKELEESAMIDGCNRVQAFIRVIFPLLAPGLMATSLFGFIAAWNEYAMVLVLNKSPDAATLPLWLTQFQTNFGNDWGATMAASSMFTIPVLIVFLLLQRRVTGGLSAGAVKG; encoded by the coding sequence ATGAGGAAGCTCTGGCTCAACGGCACGGCTCTGGTGCTGTCCGTGCTGTTCATCTTCCCGGTCTACTGGATGTTCAGCACCTCCTTCAAGAGCAACTCCCAGGTGCTCACCAAGGACCCGGTCTTCTTCTTCACCCCCACCTTCGACCACTACTCGACGGCCACCGGGGTCGATCTGTTCTGGACCTTCGTGACCAACAGCCTCGTGGTCACCATCGCGGCGGTGCTGCTGGCGCTGGTCGTGGCGCTCGCCGCCAGCTTCGCCATCGCCCGGATGGAGTTCAAGGGACGTCGGGGCGTGGTCATCGCGGTGATGATGGCCCAGATGGCGCCCTGGGAGATCCTGATCATCGTCGTCTACCTCAACGCCCGCGACGCCGAGATGCTCAACAGCCTGGTGACGCTGACGCTGATCTACTTCGTGATGGCGCTCCCCTTCACCATCTGGACGCTGCGCGGCTTCATCGCCGCCGTGCCCAAGGAGCTGGAGGAGTCCGCGATGATCGACGGCTGCAACCGGGTGCAGGCGTTCATCCGGGTGATCTTCCCGCTGCTCGCCCCCGGCCTGATGGCCACCTCGCTGTTCGGCTTCATCGCCGCCTGGAACGAGTACGCGATGGTGCTGGTGCTCAACAAGTCGCCGGACGCCGCCACCCTGCCGCTCTGGCTGACGCAGTTCCAGACCAACTTCGGCAACGACTGGGGCGCCACCATGGCCGCCTCCTCGATGTTCACCATCCCCGTGCTGATCGTCTTCCTCCTTCTCCAGCGACGGGTCACCGGCGGCCTCTCCGCCGGGGCCGTGAAGGGATAA
- a CDS encoding glycoside hydrolase family 3 protein: MTTVVPDSDTLTRDALAVLQPTFVGTNRAPDWLLAQLDNGMTGVGLFGRNVVSTEQLAELTEQLREARPDVLVAIDEEGGDVTRLDVHGGSSVPGNHALGSVDDPELTRAVAAEIGRRLAAGGVNVNWAPSADINSDPENPVIGVRSFGEEPGLVSRHTVAYVEGLQSAGVAACVKHFPGHGNTNVDSHHAMPRIDIDLDTLRSRELAPFQAAIAAGTRCVMSAHILVPALDPERPGTLSPAVLTGLLRTPVAEGGLGFDGLIYTDAIEMRAVAGTYGLDQGCVLAIAAGADALCIGGTPSDEAEVLRLRDALVTAVRTGELPEERLHEAAERVRALGRWTTAERQRIARRPNAGPVGAEIGLLAARRAVRLTRSADADAFQPVARPPHVAAFTPGANIAVGDQTPWGPGTELTRLLPGTTTGDHSRSDAERLGPAELAAEVLATAGERPLVAVVRDSHRHPWMAATLTALLAARPDTIVVEMGVPHAAPVGATHIATYGAARVCGQAAAEIIAGHHPG, encoded by the coding sequence ATGACCACCGTGGTTCCGGACTCGGACACCCTCACCAGGGACGCGCTGGCCGTTCTGCAACCCACCTTCGTCGGCACCAACCGGGCGCCGGACTGGCTGCTGGCGCAGCTGGACAACGGCATGACCGGCGTGGGGCTGTTCGGCAGGAACGTCGTCTCGACGGAGCAGCTGGCCGAGCTGACGGAGCAGCTGCGCGAGGCCAGACCCGATGTGCTGGTCGCCATCGACGAGGAGGGCGGCGACGTCACCCGGCTCGATGTGCACGGGGGCTCCTCGGTGCCGGGCAACCACGCGCTGGGCAGCGTGGACGATCCGGAGCTCACCCGGGCGGTCGCGGCCGAGATCGGCCGCCGCCTCGCCGCCGGCGGCGTCAACGTCAACTGGGCGCCATCCGCCGACATCAACTCCGACCCGGAGAACCCGGTGATCGGGGTGCGCTCCTTCGGCGAGGAGCCAGGGCTGGTCTCCCGGCACACCGTGGCCTATGTCGAGGGGCTCCAGTCCGCCGGTGTCGCCGCCTGCGTCAAGCACTTCCCCGGGCACGGCAACACCAACGTGGACTCGCACCACGCGATGCCGCGGATCGACATCGACCTGGACACCCTGCGCAGCAGGGAGCTGGCTCCCTTCCAGGCCGCGATAGCCGCCGGCACCCGCTGCGTGATGAGCGCGCACATCCTGGTGCCCGCGCTGGACCCTGAGCGGCCGGGAACGCTGAGCCCCGCCGTCCTCACCGGACTGCTGCGCACCCCCGTCGCCGAGGGCGGGCTCGGCTTCGACGGCCTGATCTACACCGACGCCATCGAGATGCGGGCGGTCGCCGGGACCTATGGCCTCGACCAGGGCTGTGTCCTGGCCATCGCGGCCGGCGCCGACGCGCTCTGCATCGGCGGCACCCCGTCCGACGAGGCCGAGGTGCTCCGGCTGCGCGACGCGCTGGTCACCGCCGTGCGGACGGGTGAACTCCCGGAGGAGCGGCTGCACGAGGCGGCCGAACGGGTGCGCGCCCTGGGGCGTTGGACCACCGCCGAGCGGCAGCGGATCGCCCGCCGACCGAACGCGGGGCCCGTCGGCGCGGAGATCGGGCTGCTCGCCGCTCGGCGCGCGGTGCGCCTGACACGATCGGCGGACGCCGACGCCTTCCAGCCGGTGGCCCGGCCCCCGCATGTCGCCGCGTTCACCCCCGGCGCCAACATCGCCGTGGGCGACCAGACCCCCTGGGGGCCCGGCACCGAACTGACCCGGCTGCTTCCCGGCACGACGACCGGCGACCACTCCCGCTCCGACGCCGAACGCCTGGGCCCGGCCGAGCTGGCCGCCGAGGTGTTGGCCACGGCGGGGGAGCGACCCCTGGTGGCCGTGGTCCGGGACAGCCATCGCCACCCCTGGATGGCCGCGACGCTGACCGCCCTGCTCGCCGCCCGGCCGGACACCATCGTGGTGGAGATGGGCGTTCCACACGCCGCGCCGGTGGGCGCCACCCATATCGCCACCTATGGCGCGGCCCGGGTCTGCGGCCAGGCCGCGGCGGAGATCATCGCCGGCCACCACCCCGGCTGA
- a CDS encoding sensor histidine kinase, whose protein sequence is MPSMNDLVRQHTALGTGDLEWLHLLVSEWQLLSDLSFADLVLWLPTEDGTRFVSVAQMRPNTGPTSYQDDMVGHLVPRGRRPLLDVALDEGRIVREGDPEWREEVPVRVESIPVRREGQVLGVIARNTNLLTVRTPSRLELTYLQSASDLAQMIAGGAFPFPGQQVGMDRAPRVGDGFIRLDADGVVQYASPNALSAYHRLGLATDLVGLPLGPTTAELAPTRGPVDESLVKLASGWAPREAEIEGADCVIQLRAIPLKPKGERIGSLILLRDVTELRRRERELITKDATIREIHHRVKNNLQTVAALLRLQARRIGAAGDSNARAALEEAVRRVGSIAIVHETLSQNLDERVEFDEIADRVIAMVAELSPDGRVVGRRTGRFGILEAETATPLSMVLTEVLQNALEHAFGPGERGTIDVAATRAEATRSAHRLLVTVQDDGRGLPAGFDPRGGGNLGLQIVRTLVEGELGGRFDMFPAEGGGTRVVLDLPLEPEKR, encoded by the coding sequence GTGCCCTCCATGAACGACCTCGTACGTCAGCACACCGCCCTGGGAACCGGGGACCTGGAATGGCTCCATCTCCTGGTCTCCGAATGGCAGCTGCTCTCCGACCTCTCCTTCGCCGACCTGGTCCTGTGGCTCCCCACCGAGGACGGCACCCGCTTCGTCTCCGTGGCGCAGATGCGGCCCAACACCGGGCCCACCTCCTACCAGGACGACATGGTCGGCCATCTGGTGCCCCGGGGCCGCCGGCCGTTGCTCGACGTCGCCCTGGACGAGGGGCGGATCGTGCGCGAGGGCGATCCCGAGTGGCGTGAGGAGGTCCCGGTGCGGGTGGAGTCCATCCCGGTGCGCCGGGAGGGCCAGGTGCTCGGCGTGATCGCGCGCAACACCAACCTGCTGACCGTGCGCACGCCGAGCCGGTTGGAGCTCACCTATCTGCAGAGCGCCTCCGACCTGGCGCAGATGATCGCCGGCGGCGCCTTCCCGTTCCCCGGCCAGCAGGTGGGGATGGACCGGGCGCCCCGGGTGGGGGACGGTTTCATCCGCCTGGACGCCGACGGCGTGGTGCAGTACGCCAGCCCCAACGCGCTCTCCGCCTACCACCGGCTGGGCCTGGCCACCGATCTGGTCGGCCTTCCGCTGGGCCCCACCACGGCCGAACTGGCCCCGACCCGTGGCCCTGTCGACGAGTCCCTGGTCAAGCTGGCCAGCGGCTGGGCGCCTCGGGAGGCGGAGATCGAGGGCGCCGACTGCGTGATCCAACTGCGCGCCATTCCCCTCAAACCCAAGGGCGAACGCATCGGTTCGTTGATACTGCTCCGCGATGTGACGGAATTGCGGCGCAGAGAGCGCGAGTTGATTACCAAGGACGCGACAATCCGCGAGATCCACCATCGCGTGAAGAACAATCTACAAACCGTGGCCGCGCTGCTCCGCCTACAGGCGCGACGGATCGGCGCCGCCGGTGACTCCAACGCTAGGGCGGCGCTGGAGGAGGCCGTTCGCCGGGTCGGTTCGATCGCCATCGTGCACGAGACCCTCTCGCAGAACCTCGACGAGCGGGTGGAGTTCGACGAGATCGCCGACCGGGTGATCGCGATGGTCGCCGAACTCTCCCCGGACGGCCGGGTGGTGGGCCGGCGTACCGGCCGGTTCGGGATTCTGGAGGCGGAGACGGCGACGCCGCTCTCCATGGTGCTCACCGAGGTGTTGCAGAACGCCCTTGAGCACGCCTTCGGCCCGGGGGAGCGGGGCACGATCGACGTGGCGGCGACACGCGCCGAGGCGACGCGCTCGGCGCACCGGCTGCTGGTCACGGTGCAGGACGACGGGCGGGGCCTGCCGGCGGGCTTCGATCCGCGGGGCGGCGGGAATCTCGGGCTACAGATCGTCCGCACCCTGGTCGAGGGGGAGTTGGGCGGCCGGTTCGACATGTTCCCCGCCGAGGGCGGTGGCACCCGGGTGGTCCTCGACCTGCCTCTCGAACCCGAGAAGCGCTGA
- a CDS encoding SIS domain-containing protein has protein sequence MSATQPGRLMFAEMTEQPSVLRRLLEEGAPRIAEVAERIAARRPRFVLLTGRGTSDNAALYAKYLLEIQLGLPCGLTSMSTTTAYGAKPDLTDCLVIAVSQSGGSPDLVASTTAAREGGALTLAVTNNPDSPLARACEFAIDVMAGPEKALPATKTYTAELLALYLFVASLRGEDGVAAARALPELAERVLARQGEVRQLAGRYRFAERMVLTSRGYGYPTAREAALKLMETSYIPALAYSGADLLHGPLAMVDNVSPVIAIVTGGRGGEALRPVLDRLQDRGADLMVVGPESAVAGASAGFALPTDQLAEELQPILEIIPLQLLAYEVTRARGQDPDAPRALAKVTETR, from the coding sequence ATGTCCGCCACACAGCCAGGCCGGCTGATGTTCGCCGAGATGACCGAGCAGCCCTCCGTGCTGCGCCGCCTGCTGGAGGAGGGCGCGCCCCGCATCGCGGAGGTGGCCGAGCGCATCGCGGCCCGCCGCCCGCGCTTCGTCCTGCTGACCGGCCGCGGCACCTCCGACAACGCGGCGCTCTACGCCAAGTACCTGCTGGAGATCCAGCTGGGTCTGCCCTGTGGTCTCACCTCCATGTCCACGACGACCGCCTACGGGGCCAAGCCGGACCTGACGGACTGCCTGGTGATCGCCGTGAGCCAGTCCGGCGGCTCACCCGACCTGGTGGCCTCCACCACCGCCGCCCGCGAGGGCGGCGCCCTCACCCTGGCGGTGACCAACAACCCGGACTCCCCACTGGCCAGGGCCTGCGAGTTCGCCATCGATGTGATGGCGGGGCCCGAGAAGGCGCTGCCCGCCACCAAGACCTACACCGCCGAGCTGCTGGCGCTTTATCTCTTTGTCGCCAGCCTGCGGGGCGAGGACGGCGTCGCCGCCGCCAGGGCCCTGCCCGAGCTGGCCGAGCGGGTGCTGGCCCGCCAGGGCGAGGTGCGTCAGCTCGCCGGGCGGTACCGCTTCGCCGAGCGCATGGTCCTCACCTCGCGCGGCTATGGCTATCCGACGGCGAGGGAAGCCGCCCTCAAGCTGATGGAGACCAGCTATATCCCCGCGCTCGCCTACTCGGGAGCCGACCTCCTCCATGGCCCGCTGGCGATGGTGGACAACGTCTCCCCGGTGATCGCCATCGTGACGGGAGGGCGGGGTGGTGAGGCCCTGCGCCCCGTGCTGGACCGGCTCCAGGACCGGGGCGCCGATCTGATGGTGGTGGGGCCGGAGAGCGCCGTCGCCGGGGCATCGGCCGGCTTCGCGCTGCCCACCGACCAACTGGCCGAGGAACTCCAGCCGATCCTGGAGATCATCCCCCTGCAACTGCTGGCCTATGAGGTGACCCGCGCCCGGGGCCAGGACCCCGACGCTCCTCGGGCACTGGCCAAGGTCACCGAGACCCGCTGA